TCCCTCGCCCTCGCCGCCCTGGCGGACCCGCGCGTGCTCGACGCCGTGTCGCCGCGCGAAGGCGAGAACTTCGACCCCGAAGCCTTTCTCCGTGCCCGCGGAACGCTCTACCTGCTGGCGACCGGCGCCGGCGCCAACAACAGCGCGGCGTTGGTGGCGGCGTTCGTGGAAGACGTCGTGGAAGCCGCCCGCCGCATCGCCGCCGGAAGCCCCGGCGCGAGGCTCGACCCGCCCTTGCTGCTCGCCCTCGATGAGGTCGGCAACCTCGCCCCCTTACCGTCACTGCCCACGCTCATGGCCGAAGGCGGCGGCACCGGGATCACGACCATGCCCGTACTCCAAAGCCTCGCTCAGGCGCGGGAGAAATGGTCGGAGAACGCCGCCGGCGCGATCTGGGACGCCTCCATCGTCAAGATCATCCTCGGCGGCGCTTCCAACAGCCGCGACCTGCACGACCTGACCACGCTCATCGGCGAGCGCGACGAGGTGACCGACTCCACCACGGTCGGAGACCACGGCTCCCGCTCCGCGCAACGCTCCATCCGGCGCGTCCCGATCATGCCGCCCGACACGATCAGGACGTTGCCGTTCGGGACTGCGCTCGTGCTGCTGCGCTCCGCGCCGCCCATAGTCACGAGGATGCGGACCTGGCTCGACCGGCCGGATGCGAAGGAACTGCGGGCCGACCGGGCCGGCATCGAGGCGCTGCTGCAACGCCGTCCGCTGGAGGAGCCGGGCGCACCTGCCTGACACAAGGGCGGCCCCGGCTGTGGGGCCGCCCGTCGATGTCAGAAATGAGGACAGTCCGATGGCTCTCCACACGCAGGAATCCCTCTCCGGGTTTATCGCCTCCGACCCGCAGCTCACCTACACCGAGCGCGGCGACGCGCGCCTGTACGTCAAGATCGGCCAGGAACACTACCGCCGTGAGGAGGACGGGTCGTTCACGCAGACCGAGACGACCTTCCACGACCTCGTCGCGTTCAAGAAGACCGCCGAACGCGCGCACGACCGCCTCGCCAAGGGCGACAAGTTCGTCGCAGAGGGCTACGTCCGTGAGTACGACCGGACCACGCCGGAGGGCGAGGTAATCAAGGCTGAGGAGTTCGTGGCGAAGAAGCTCGGCCACGACCTTGCCCGCACCCGCTACGAGGTCAAGCGGACCCGCCGCCAGCCCGCCGTCACGCGAGAAGCCGCGGGGCAGTCCGTCGATGCCGAGGCGCGCCGCGAGGCCCGCAACGCCGCACCGGCGCTCGGACTCTGACCGGCGGTGACCATGATGAACGAGAACGACAGCGACGCGCCGGACCTGGGTGACGAGCCCGACCTCGATGAGGCGCCCGAGGAGTTCGAGGGGTCGTTGCTGCCCGAGCCGCCGCACCCTATCAACTGGAACCTCCTGACGAGCGAGGAAGCCGAGGCCGAGTGGCTGGAGCTGAATAAGTGGGTCAACTGGCTCCGCACGACATATGGTCTGCCCGCATCGGTGGTGCCGCCGTTCTGGCACCGCCACCCCGAGCTCGTCTGGGAGCTCTCGGCCCTGCACCTGCACTGGCTGGCCGCCTACGACAGCGAGCAGAACGCCTCCGCGCCGCTGGGCTGGCACCGCGACTTCGCCGACGCCAGACAGCGGCTCAGGGATTGGGTCGCCGCCTGCGGCACCCGCCTCGACCGAGACCGCCCCACCCGGCAGACCGTCTGGCCCGGCGAGGACCCGGCAGAGCCCGTCGAGGACCGGATCATCGCCAACCGCGACGAGGACTTCGTGCAGTTCGTCCTCGATGACGTCGCCGCCCGCAAGCAGGCCGAGGACGAGTTCTACGCCGGCCTCGACCCTGCCACTGGGGAGTTGCGCGACTGATGGGCACCTACGTCAAGAAGACCGACCGGCGCCGCTATGAGGACCGTTCATTCTCCGTACGCGCGGTACATCGCGAGGACGCCGACTTGCACAAGCTCGCCGAGGTTCTGATCCGGCTGACCTTGCAGGAGACCGGCCGATCGCGCGCCGAGCGTCGCGCCGCCGCAATACCGGAGACCTACCGTCCGGCAATGGTCGCCGACCAGGCATCCGGGTAGAATCGAGCACAAGCAAGCCTCGCGTCGACGTGGTGTTGTGGTCCCAAACCCCGCTCCGGCGGGCAACGTTTACGTGGCCGTTCCGGCCTAGTCCTAGAGCTTTCGGGCTTCCTCTCACGATCAGCACCCCTCGGGCGTTCAGCCCGAGCGCGAGGGCCGAGATTTCGTGAGAGCAGGCCCCCATGAGTACCACGTCCGCGCGCACTCCAGACCCGGTGCGCAGTCTCATCGAACCGCCCCAGGGCACCGCACTCGCGGTGTCCTACCTGCGCGTCTCCACCAAGGAGCAAGCCGAGAAGGGCGGCACCGATGAAGGCTTCTCCATTCCCGCCCAGCGCGAGGCCAACCGCCGCAAGGCCGAACAGCTCGGCGCGGTCATCGTGAAGGAGTTCATCGACGCGGGCGAGTCCGCCCGCAAGGCCGACCGGCCCGAGCTGATGCGGATGATCCAGTACGTCAAGCGCAACCGTGTCGCGTACTGCATCGTCCACAAGGTCGACCGGCTCGCCCGCAACCGCGCCGACGACGTAACGATCCACCTCGCCTTGCAGGAGGCCGGGGTCATGCTCGTCTCCGCGACCGAGAACATTGACGAGACCCCCAGCGGGATGCTGCTGCACGGCATCATGTCCACGATCGCGGAGTTCTACTCCCGCAATCTCGCCACCGAGGTCATCAAGGGCATGACGCAGAAAGCCGCCACCGGCGGCACGGTCGGCAAGGCACCGATCGGCTACCTCAACATCCGTTCCCGCGACGAGCTCGGCCGCGAAGTTCGCACGGTGCAGCTCGACCCCGACCGGGCACCGCTGATTGAGTGGGCATACAAGGCATACGCCTCCGGGAACTGGACCGTCAGCCAGATCCACGACGAGCTGACGTCGCGAGGGCTGGTCAGTCTTCCCACCCCGAAGCGGCCCTCGAAACCGCTCGCTGTGTCCTCGGTACACCGAATGCTGACGAACCCGTACTACAAGGGCGACGTGATCTACCGCGGCGTCGCCTACAAGGGTGCGCACCAGCCGCTCGTCCCGGCCGAGGTCTGGTACCAGGTGCAGTCCGTCCTCACCGCGCACAAGAGCGCATCCGAGGCAACCCAGGTGCACGACCACTACCTGAAAGGCACCGTCTACTGCGGGGCCTGCGGGTCCCGCCTCATCGTGTCAAACGCGAAGAACCGACACGGCAACGTCTACCCCTACTTCGTCTGCTCAGGGCGGCACTCCAAGCGGACCGACTGCACGAGGCAGGCCATCCTCATCGAGGACGTCGAGCACTTGATCGAGAACTACTACCAGCGCGTGCAACTCACCCCCGCCCGACGCGAAGCTCTGGCCGGGATGCTGCACCACGAGTTCGACCGGCTGATGTCCGCCGAAGCCGACGAACTCGCCCAGCTCACCGCGAACCGCGACCGCCTGGAGCACGAGCAAGACCGGCTCATGCAGGCCCACTACGCCGACGCGATCCCGCTCGCCGTCCTCAAACGGGAACAAGACCGCATCGCCGGAGAACTCGACCAGGTGAACCGCCGCCTCGACGCCCACCACGGCGAGTACACCGACGCCCGCGCGCACCTGGACGACGCCCTGAACCTGTTGGAGAACTGCGCCGACATCTACGCCCGCTGCGACGACGCCAACCGGCGCCTGTGCAACCAGGCCTTCTTCACCAAGGTCTACATCGAGGAGGACGACGAACTGCGCGTCGAGAACAACCGGCCCTTCGAGATGCTGCTCGACCCCGAGGTCAACGCCGACGCGCTCACCTGGGCAGAGAACGCCGACAAGGCCCGAACCCCAGCCCTTGATTCCTCGGGCCAAGGTTCGAGCCTTGTGCGTTGGGTGCCCCCAGTGGGACTCGAACCCACACTGAATCGATTTTAAGTCGACTGCCTCTGCCGATTGGGCTATAGGGGCGTGAGCACACACTTTACTCGCTCGCAGTAACCACCTTCTTGTCCACCCCGAACATATCCGCAAGGAAGTCGGACACCCACTGCACAAGCTCGGTATCGCGCAGGGTCGGCTGATTCACACCAGCGGCGGCGCGTGGCAGCGGCACCTGCAGCGCCTTGGCCGCGGCGCGGTAGTTCGCGCCCGGGTACAGGCGTTTGAGCCGCACCTGCTTCGAGTCCTGCAGCTCCACCGGCTGGAACTTGATGCGCGAGCCCTGCACCAAGATGTCAGACACCCCGGCGGAACGGGCCTGCTGACGCAAGCGGGCTACGGCAACGAGGTGCTCGACCTCGCGCGGGAGTGGGCCGAAGCGGTCGACCATTTCCTCGGTGACGGTCGCCAAGTCGGCGTCATCGCGTGACTCGGCAAGCTTGCGGTAAATCTCCAGACGCAGGCGCTCGGAGTTGACGTAGGTGTCCGGGATGTGGGCGTCGACAGGCAAATCGATGCGGATCTCCTTCGGGCCCTGGTCGGTGGCATCCACCGTCTCTCCGGTCATGAGCGCCTTGTACGTATCGACGGCCTCCCCAACGAGCCGGACATACATATCGAAGCCGACACCCGCGATGTGCCCCGACTGCTCCGCGCCCAGCACGTTGCCGGCGCCGCGCATCTCCAGGTCCTTTTGCGCCACCGCGATACCGGAGCCCAGGTCGTTGTTCTGCGCGATCGTCGCCAAGCGGTCGTACGAAGTCTCGGTCAGCGTCTTGTCCTTCGGATACAGGAAGTAGGCGTAGGCGCGATCGCGGGAACGACCGACGCGGCCGCGCAGCTGATGCAGCTGGGACAGGCCCATGTTTTGGGCGTTTTCCACGATCAGGGTGTTGGCGTTGGCGATATCCAGGCCCGTTTCCACGATCGTGGTGCACACGAGCACGTCGT
Above is a window of Corynebacterium sanguinis DNA encoding:
- a CDS encoding recombinase family protein, giving the protein MSTTSARTPDPVRSLIEPPQGTALAVSYLRVSTKEQAEKGGTDEGFSIPAQREANRRKAEQLGAVIVKEFIDAGESARKADRPELMRMIQYVKRNRVAYCIVHKVDRLARNRADDVTIHLALQEAGVMLVSATENIDETPSGMLLHGIMSTIAEFYSRNLATEVIKGMTQKAATGGTVGKAPIGYLNIRSRDELGREVRTVQLDPDRAPLIEWAYKAYASGNWTVSQIHDELTSRGLVSLPTPKRPSKPLAVSSVHRMLTNPYYKGDVIYRGVAYKGAHQPLVPAEVWYQVQSVLTAHKSASEATQVHDHYLKGTVYCGACGSRLIVSNAKNRHGNVYPYFVCSGRHSKRTDCTRQAILIEDVEHLIENYYQRVQLTPARREALAGMLHHEFDRLMSAEADELAQLTANRDRLEHEQDRLMQAHYADAIPLAVLKREQDRIAGELDQVNRRLDAHHGEYTDARAHLDDALNLLENCADIYARCDDANRRLCNQAFFTKVYIEEDDELRVENNRPFEMLLDPEVNADALTWAENADKARTPALDSSGQGSSLVRWVPPVGLEPTLNRF
- a CDS encoding single-stranded DNA-binding protein, which encodes MALHTQESLSGFIASDPQLTYTERGDARLYVKIGQEHYRREEDGSFTQTETTFHDLVAFKKTAERAHDRLAKGDKFVAEGYVREYDRTTPEGEVIKAEEFVAKKLGHDLARTRYEVKRTRRQPAVTREAAGQSVDAEARREARNAAPALGL